One Aegilops tauschii subsp. strangulata cultivar AL8/78 chromosome 7, Aet v6.0, whole genome shotgun sequence genomic window carries:
- the LOC109748991 gene encoding GDSL esterase/lipase EXL1 isoform X2, with translation MASLYRGVLAGLALLFMNLLLILMARPPSADGASTAKSKISAVFVFGDSIVDPGNDNHRLTEAKADFPPYGQDFPGGKATGRFSNGKVPGDMLASRLGIKELLPPYLGDDLPISELLTGVVFASGGGGYDPFTSIPVNARSSTEQLGLFLKYKERLKASVGEDEMTRVISEGIYFTVMGANDLVNNYFTFPLRPHQYNLPSYVKFLVSSAVNFTTELNEMGAKRIGFIGIPPIGCCPSQRKLGSRECEPMLNQAAELFNSEIETEIHRLNAEKTIQGSKFIYLDIYYNLLELIQHPGFYGFKEATEGCCGSTLLNAAIFVKNQHACPNAYDYIFWDSFHPTEKAYNIVVDKLFQTTMQY, from the exons ATGGCGTCTCTTTACCGGGGCGTCCTCGCTGGCCTCGCGCTTCTATTCATGAACCTGCTGCTGATACTGATGGCGCGTCCCCCATCCGCCGATGGAGCAAGCACGGCGAAAAGCAAAATCTCTGCAGTGTTTGTGTTCGGCGATTCGATCGTCGATCCCGGCAACGACAACCACCGGCTGACGGAGGCGAAGGCCGACTTCCCGCCTTACGGGCAGGACTTCCCTGGCGGCAAGGCCACCGGGAGGTTCTCAAATGGGAAGGTTCCCGGGGACATGCTAG CTTCTAGGTTAGGAATTAAGGAACTATTGCCACCGTACCTCGGAGACGATCTTCCAATAAGTGAGCTACTCACCGGTGTTGTCTTCGCTTCTGGTGGCGGTGGATATGATCCTTTTACTTCGATACCCGTG AATGCTAGATCGAGCACTGAGCAACTTGGATTATTCCTCAAATATAAGGAGAGACTAAAAGCTTCAGTTGGAGAAGATGAGATGACACGTGTTATATCTGAAGGCATATACTTCACAGTAATGGGGGCAAATGACCTTGTAAATAATTATTTTACATTTCCTTTGAGGCCCCATCAATATAATCTTCCTTCGTACGTGAAATTTCTTGTCTCTTCCGCCGTCAACTTTAC AACAGAACTAAATGAGATGGGTGCAAAGAGGATTGGATTCATTGGCATTCCACCAATTGGATGTTGTCCCTCGCAAAGGAAACTTGGATCAAGAGAATGTGAGCCCATGCTAAATCAAGCGGCGGAACTATTCAATTCTGAAATAGAAACGGAAATTCATCGGTTAAATGCTGAAAAAACTATTCAAGGCTCCAAGTTTATTTATCTTGACATATACTACAATCTGCTTGAGCTCATTCAGCATCCTGGTTTTTATG GATTCAAGGAGGCAACCGAAGGATGTTGTGGCAGCACCCTGCTAAATGCAGCAATATTTGTTAAAAATCAACATGCATGTCCAAATGCTTATGATTATATTTTCTGGGACAGCTTTCATCCTACTGAAAAGGCCTACAACATTGTGGTTGATAAACTATTTCAAACAACGATGCAGTATTGA
- the LOC109748991 gene encoding GDSL esterase/lipase At5g45960 isoform X1 translates to MASLYRGVLAGLALLFMNLLLILMARPPSADGASTAKSKISAVFVFGDSIVDPGNDNHRLTEAKADFPPYGQDFPGGKATGRFSNGKVPGDMLASRLGIKELLPPYLGDDLPISELLTGVVFASGGGGYDPFTSIPVNARSSTEQLGLFLKYKERLKASVGEDEMTRVISEGIYFTVMGANDLVNNYFTFPLRPHQYNLPSYVKFLVSSAVNFTMN, encoded by the exons ATGGCGTCTCTTTACCGGGGCGTCCTCGCTGGCCTCGCGCTTCTATTCATGAACCTGCTGCTGATACTGATGGCGCGTCCCCCATCCGCCGATGGAGCAAGCACGGCGAAAAGCAAAATCTCTGCAGTGTTTGTGTTCGGCGATTCGATCGTCGATCCCGGCAACGACAACCACCGGCTGACGGAGGCGAAGGCCGACTTCCCGCCTTACGGGCAGGACTTCCCTGGCGGCAAGGCCACCGGGAGGTTCTCAAATGGGAAGGTTCCCGGGGACATGCTAG CTTCTAGGTTAGGAATTAAGGAACTATTGCCACCGTACCTCGGAGACGATCTTCCAATAAGTGAGCTACTCACCGGTGTTGTCTTCGCTTCTGGTGGCGGTGGATATGATCCTTTTACTTCGATACCCGTG AATGCTAGATCGAGCACTGAGCAACTTGGATTATTCCTCAAATATAAGGAGAGACTAAAAGCTTCAGTTGGAGAAGATGAGATGACACGTGTTATATCTGAAGGCATATACTTCACAGTAATGGGGGCAAATGACCTTGTAAATAATTATTTTACATTTCCTTTGAGGCCCCATCAATATAATCTTCCTTCGTACGTGAAATTTCTTGTCTCTTCCGCCGTCAACTTTACTATG AACTAA